CATTGATTCCCTGAAGCTCGGAGGTGCTGAACGAGTTCTTTTGCAGTGGGCAAGCTGGTGTCGCCAGGAGGGTTGGCAGGTGCTGATCGTTACTCGACAGGCACCTCAGTCGGATGCTTACCCCTTGCCTGAGGGCATTGAACGCGTGGTGGAGCCGCCCCTGCCTCGACAGCTCAGCTGGTTGGGTTGGTTTGCCTTTCCTTTTCGCGTGCTTGCGTTGCGTCAGTTGCTGCGTCTCCACCGCATTGATCTGGCGGTGGGAGTCACCACACTCCCAGCGGTGAAGCTGCTGCTCGCCACCGTTGGCCTTTCAACTCGAACCGTGGTGTCTGAGCGCAACTACCCACCGGCAAAGCCCATCTCTTTGCCTTGGCGTTGGCTACGTCGCCTGACCTATCCATTAGCTGATCTTCATCTGATACAGACCAGGGAAACAGGGCTCTGGCTCCGCGAGAACTGTGCTGTTCATAGGCAGCAGCTTTTACCGAATTCCGTGACCTGGCCGCTGCCCGATCGCGAGCCCGTACTCGAGCCCTCTGAATTCATTGCACCAAGGCAGCCTCTGATTCTGGCTGCTGGCACCAAGGCACATCAGAAGGGTTTCGATCGCCTCATGCCGGTGTTTGCTGAGTTGGGTCGATGCGATCCTGATCTGCACTTAGCGCTGCTTGGACTGGCGCCGGGGCAATACCACGGATTTGATCAGCAGAGATGGTTGCGCCAGTTGCTCGGCCAGGACTCCGATCTGCAGGAACGCTTGCTGATGCCAGGTGTGAGCGGGAGCATGGCGCGTTGGTACACCAGGGCCACTGTGTTTGTGTTGCCTTCGCGGTATGAAGGCTTCCCGAACGTGTTGCTGGAGGCCATGGCTGCCGGATGTGCCTGCATTGCCAGCGACTGTCTGACTGGTCCGGCAGATTTGATCCTTCACGGAGAGAATGGCTTGCTGTTGTCTTCACAGGCGACATCCGATGACTGGGGTGCGGCCATCGCTGGCTTGCTGGCAGATCCCGGTCAATGCCTTCGCTTGGGTGAGAGGGCTGCGCGGGTGAGGGAGCGTTATGACGCCGCATGTCTGCGCAATGAGTTTCTAGAAGCTCTGCTCCGGTTGCGCCATGGATGATCTTTGGGTTGTGCTCCCTCATCTCGGTGCCGGCGGTGCGCAGAAGGTTGGACTCCTCGCCGCAGAGCACTTTTCGGCTCAGGGTTATCGCGTGAAAGTAGTCACCCTCATTCATGGTCATCCCGTGCGGCATGCCATTCCTCATGGTGTGATCCATCAGGAACTCGGCCCTGAATCCAACTCGCATCCCCTGTTGCGTGATGGTTGGAATCGCTCTTGGATGGCCCGGGCAAGACGTTTTGGTGTTGCTCAGTTCCTTAAAGCGCATCGCTTACTGATCAGAGCTCAACTCCTGCTCCTGAGTCCCTGGTTTGAGTCGAGAATTCGACCTGGCAGTGATGGTCTCGCCTCCACGTTGTTCTCTCGAAGGGCCAGCAGTTTGGGCGCAGAGCGATTGTGCAGTTTGAAAGTGCTGATCGAAGAGGAGCGTCCTCAACGTTTGCTGTCGATGCTCACTAGGACCAATATTTTGTGCTGCTTGGCAGCTTGGGATCTTCCGATTCACTTGGTTGTGTCGGAGCGTAATGACCCTGCACTGCAGCGCCTGGATCGAGTCTGGTCACTGCTCCGGCGGCTTTGTTATCGCCGAGCTGATGTCGTTACAGCCAACACTGATGGTGTGATTCAAGCTCTCAAATTGATGGGGCAATGGCAGCGCCTGGAGCTGCTGCCTAACCCAGTGCCCACCAGTCTTGAAGTGTCGGAGCAGCAGCTGACATCAGACCGGCGCCAGCAAGAGATTCTTGCTCTTGCGCGATTACAGCCTCAAAAAGGCCTTGATCTGTTATTGCGTGCCTTTGCCTTGATAGTTCCCTCCAGTCGCAATGGCTGGAGGCTGACGCTGGTTGGTGAGGGGCCTGAAGGCACTGCACTGAAAAGGCTCAGCGCTGAACTTGGGCTTGATGACGTGGTGTCTTTTGAAGGATTTCGTACTGATACCCAAACCTTTTTTCGTAGGGCCAGCATCTTTGCTCTGCCATCAAGGTTTGAGGGGATGCCGAATGCCCTTTTGGAAGCCATGGCCTTTGGTTTGCCATCTGTGGTGAGCGATGCATCCCCGGGCCCTCTCGAGATGGTGCGTGATGGTGTGGAGGGATTTGTTGTGCCGTCTGAGAATGTCGAAGCCCTAGCCCGCGCTTTGGAGCGGTTCATCCTGGATCAGGGTTTGCGCGAGCGCTGTGGTGCCGAAGCACGATCCACTTTGGCAGCGATGGATTGGAGCGTGCTTGAGCCATGTTGGCGCTCCGTTTTGGCGTTGCCGAAAGAGGGATGAGCAGATCGAAGAGGCCCACTTTGCTTGTGTTTGCTCCAACCCGTCGGGCGACGAGTGAGACCTTCATTCGTGCCAATCTCGCAGGATTGCCCATGCGCTGCATCGCCTATTTCGGCGATGAGTGGTCTCTCCTCAGGCCTTGGCAGTCGCTATACGCCACTGCGATTGTTATGAGCAAGCTGTTGACGCAACTCGGGATGGTTCGTGCTGCTTCTTGGCCCGCAGCACTCGTTGCCTGGTTACTGATCCGTCGAGATCGCCCGGATGCAGTGCAGGCTGAATTTGGTTTTGAGGCGGTGCGTGTGATGGAAGCTTGTGCCTGGAGCGATGTTCCGATGCTGGTGCATTTTCGAGGATCGGATGCATCCTCTCGTCGTCGTTTGGATGTTCTGAAGGAG
Above is a window of Synechococcus sp. BIOS-U3-1 DNA encoding:
- a CDS encoding glycosyltransferase — its product is MDDLWVVLPHLGAGGAQKVGLLAAEHFSAQGYRVKVVTLIHGHPVRHAIPHGVIHQELGPESNSHPLLRDGWNRSWMARARRFGVAQFLKAHRLLIRAQLLLLSPWFESRIRPGSDGLASTLFSRRASSLGAERLCSLKVLIEEERPQRLLSMLTRTNILCCLAAWDLPIHLVVSERNDPALQRLDRVWSLLRRLCYRRADVVTANTDGVIQALKLMGQWQRLELLPNPVPTSLEVSEQQLTSDRRQQEILALARLQPQKGLDLLLRAFALIVPSSRNGWRLTLVGEGPEGTALKRLSAELGLDDVVSFEGFRTDTQTFFRRASIFALPSRFEGMPNALLEAMAFGLPSVVSDASPGPLEMVRDGVEGFVVPSENVEALARALERFILDQGLRERCGAEARSTLAAMDWSVLEPCWRSVLALPKEG
- a CDS encoding glycosyltransferase; translation: MLEVRVAFTIDSLKLGGAERVLLQWASWCRQEGWQVLIVTRQAPQSDAYPLPEGIERVVEPPLPRQLSWLGWFAFPFRVLALRQLLRLHRIDLAVGVTTLPAVKLLLATVGLSTRTVVSERNYPPAKPISLPWRWLRRLTYPLADLHLIQTRETGLWLRENCAVHRQQLLPNSVTWPLPDREPVLEPSEFIAPRQPLILAAGTKAHQKGFDRLMPVFAELGRCDPDLHLALLGLAPGQYHGFDQQRWLRQLLGQDSDLQERLLMPGVSGSMARWYTRATVFVLPSRYEGFPNVLLEAMAAGCACIASDCLTGPADLILHGENGLLLSSQATSDDWGAAIAGLLADPGQCLRLGERAARVRERYDAACLRNEFLEALLRLRHG